One segment of Candidatus Nitrospira nitrosa DNA contains the following:
- a CDS encoding helix-turn-helix domain-containing protein codes for MNAKDWVGLIEEVYRLEEDDDSWLNRLLEHAAPLSKRGFWPTIGTYRYTPSNLELERSAALGPTHARDILAASMQVHTPAVSHFFRSGPAVTSLSEALYTREPDLAAVVQQITNGVVLDKIAIKGLTGQGSALILCWLFSERIVPTVQERHRWQCVASHLGAGLRLREFAQTLDLDSPSVEAIFDGSGKLHEARKGAERPSARVSLRKSVRRLEQLRTHHGRRDPDQALAAWEGLVHGRWSLVDHFDSDGRRFVLAIKNDPRFPDPRGLTPRERQVAEFIGQGHSCKEISYMLGISASAVTNCTTRAVRKLGLSSLTELAAFFSPNGPRATLAEYGVHENTLLIGTYPFLPAGQVANLTDAEREVLAALLMGSTNRHIAQRRNCSEHTVANQVQSIFRKVGVHSRSELPVRLQRDA; via the coding sequence ATGAACGCCAAGGATTGGGTGGGGCTCATTGAAGAAGTGTATCGGCTTGAAGAGGACGACGACAGCTGGCTGAACCGTCTACTGGAACACGCCGCTCCTCTATCGAAGCGAGGATTCTGGCCCACCATCGGCACCTATCGCTATACCCCAAGCAACCTAGAGCTTGAACGGTCGGCCGCACTGGGGCCGACGCACGCACGCGACATTCTTGCAGCCAGTATGCAGGTGCACACTCCGGCGGTCAGCCACTTTTTCCGCAGCGGGCCGGCCGTGACATCACTCAGCGAAGCGCTGTACACACGTGAGCCAGATCTTGCGGCGGTTGTTCAGCAGATTACGAACGGTGTGGTCCTCGATAAGATCGCAATCAAGGGGCTGACAGGCCAAGGCAGCGCGCTCATCCTGTGTTGGTTGTTTTCAGAACGAATCGTACCGACCGTGCAGGAGCGCCACCGTTGGCAATGTGTGGCGAGCCATCTGGGTGCCGGACTCCGGCTGCGCGAGTTCGCACAGACGTTGGATCTCGACTCTCCGTCCGTGGAGGCCATTTTCGATGGATCCGGAAAACTCCACGAAGCCCGTAAGGGCGCGGAACGTCCGTCCGCACGTGTATCATTGCGTAAGTCTGTCCGCCGCCTTGAACAGCTCAGAACCCATCACGGCCGGCGTGACCCGGATCAGGCGTTAGCGGCCTGGGAGGGACTCGTCCATGGTCGCTGGTCGCTCGTTGATCACTTTGATTCCGATGGACGCCGCTTTGTCCTTGCAATCAAGAATGATCCCCGGTTTCCCGATCCGCGTGGCCTTACCCCGCGCGAACGCCAAGTTGCCGAATTCATCGGTCAAGGGCACAGCTGCAAGGAGATCAGTTATATGCTGGGGATCTCAGCGTCCGCCGTGACGAACTGCACGACGCGCGCAGTTCGCAAACTGGGTTTATCATCGCTCACAGAGCTCGCGGCATTTTTTTCACCGAACGGACCACGAGCCACGCTGGCGGAATATGGAGTGCATGAGAATACATTGCTGATCGGCACCTATCCGTTCCTTCCTGCCGGTCAGGTTGCGAACCTTACTGACGCCGAACGAGAAGTACTTGCCGCGTTGTTGATGGGCTCCACGAACCGTCACATTGCACAGCGCCGTAACTGCAGCGAACATACCGTGGCGAATCAGGTGCAGTCCATTTTTCGCAAAGTCGGTGTGCATTCGCGGAGCGAGCTGCCTGTACGATTGCAACGCGACGCGTGA
- a CDS encoding DsbA family protein: protein MTPIRRTFSFLSFSLVISLGSLVGNTEEMWAQPSDLQSASTTIKAQVEETLREHPDLILRALEHDPVVLADLVERGTEIRKTKVEESRWRAELANPKVPHVATDRPMRGTRQAPVTIVEYSDFECPYCRAVSPAIQDVLSTYADQVRFVYKHNPLSFHATAEPAARYFEAISLQNEEEAWRFHDLMFQQQRNLSRGVEAVQEIAATLDVDHAQLERDLQSDAVAQRIAADRAEAERFGFDGTPAFLINGISLIGNHPKRDFDRIIGNLLQKPQAMAH, encoded by the coding sequence ATGACACCAATCCGGAGAACATTCTCATTCTTGTCTTTCAGTCTAGTCATATCACTCGGAAGTCTCGTCGGTAATACCGAAGAGATGTGGGCTCAGCCCTCTGATCTGCAGTCAGCGTCTACCACTATCAAAGCTCAGGTTGAAGAGACGTTACGGGAACATCCTGACCTGATCCTTCGTGCATTGGAACATGATCCTGTAGTTCTCGCTGATCTCGTGGAACGTGGAACCGAGATTCGAAAAACGAAGGTTGAAGAATCCCGATGGCGGGCCGAGCTGGCAAATCCCAAAGTTCCTCACGTGGCGACTGATCGGCCGATGCGAGGGACCCGCCAAGCGCCCGTGACGATCGTTGAATATAGCGATTTCGAATGCCCGTACTGCAGAGCGGTGTCGCCCGCCATACAGGACGTGCTTTCTACATATGCGGACCAGGTTCGTTTCGTCTACAAGCACAACCCGTTGAGCTTTCACGCCACGGCTGAACCAGCCGCACGATATTTTGAGGCGATCTCGCTACAGAACGAAGAGGAGGCTTGGCGATTCCATGACCTCATGTTCCAGCAGCAACGGAACTTGTCTCGCGGCGTCGAAGCCGTGCAGGAAATTGCCGCAACACTGGATGTCGACCATGCGCAGCTCGAACGCGATTTACAGAGCGACGCAGTGGCGCAACGTATCGCAGCTGATCGAGCGGAAGCTGAACGGTTCGGCTTCGACGGCACACCCGCGTTTCTCATTAACGGCATCTCATTGATCGGCAACCATCCGAAACGAGATTTCGACCGTATTATCGGCAACCTGCTGCAGAAACCACAGGCAATGGCACACTGA